The sequence ATGGATGATTCAGCGTCAGATGACTGAGGAAGATACCTTGGTGTTGAACTTTAACCAGGAAGAGGCGCGTGCATTGGCACATGAAACAAAGGCAACAGTCTTACCGTTTTCGACCCAAGAAGTGGTGGAGGGTGCCTATCTTTTGGATGGCAAGCTCTACTTCAAGGGAGAATGGATCATGGATGCCGATCAGATCGGTGTGCCTGGTTCACACAATATTGAAAATGCCTTGGCAACGATTGCGGTAGCCAAGTCTCTTGGAGTTGACAATCAAGCCATTCGTGATAGTTTGGCTGCTTTTGGTGGTGTCAAACACCGCCTGCAGTTTGTTGATGAAATCGCTGGTGTCTCTTTCTATAATGATAGTAAATCGACCAACATCTTGGCAACTCAGATGGCCTTGTCTGGTTTTGATAATGCGCAGGTCATCTTGATTGCTGGAGGTTTAGACCGTGGCAATGAATTTGATGACTTGGTGCCAGATATTCGTGGCTTGAAGCACATGGTAGTGCTTGGACAGTCGGCTGAACGGGTGAAACGGGCGGCAGATAAGGCAGGTGTAGCCTATACAGATGCAAATGATGTTGCAGATGCAACTCGTAAGGCATTTGCCTTGGCGAGTCAAGGTGACACAGTCCTTTTAAGCCCTGCCAATGCAAGTTGGGATATGTATGATAACTTTGAGGTGCGTGGGGAGGTCTTCCTCAAGGCAGTAGAAGAATTGAAGGGATAATATGAAGAAAATCATCTTTACAGGAGGAGGAACAGTTGGCCATGTGACCCTTAATCTCCTCCTGATTCCAAAATTTTTAGAAGATGGCTGGCAGGTACATTATATTGGTGATGCGGCAGGGATCGAATACCAGCAAATCATCAAATCGGGTTTGGATATCCAGTTCCATCCGATTGCAACCGGGAAGCTCCGTCGGTATTTTTCATGGCAAAATGCCCTGGATATTTTTAAGGTTGGATGGGGTATCCTCCAATCTCTCTTTGTGATGGCAAAAGTTCGTCCGCAAGCTCTCTTCTCTAAAGGCGGCTTTGTCTCTGTTCCACCTGTCATTGCAGCGCGTGCATTGGGGATTCCTGTTTTTATTCACGAATCGGATTTGAGCATGGGCTTGGCCAATAAGATTGCCTATAAATTTGCAACGACCATGTATTCTACTTTTGAGCAAACTGCTGGTCTTGAAAAGGTTGTCCATGTTGGGGCTGTTACAAAGGTTGCTCAGTCAAACAAGGTGACACCAATCCAGTTGCCAGATATCTTGCGTCATTTTGATGAAGAAAAACCTGTTCTGCTATTAATCGGTGGGTCAGGTGGTGCCAAGGTCTTTAATGACTTTATCAGTTCAGAAAAGAAAGCCTTGACGCAACTCTATAATATTATCAACATTACTGGTCATTCGGACTTGAATGAACTGTCCGATAATCTATATAGGGTTGACTATGTGACAGACCTCTATTTTCCCTTGTTGGCTCAAGCTGATTTGGTGGTGACAAGAGGTGGTTCCAATACCCTCTTTGAATTGGTTGCGGGGCAAAAACTGCATGCCATTGTTCCTCTAGGAAAACAAGCTAGTCGGGGTGACCAGTTGGAAAATGCAGCCTATTTTGAAGAAAAAGGTTATGCCAAACAATGGTCAGAAGAAGACTTGACCATGGAACGTTTTCCAGGCTTGGTAGAGGAAATTTTCCAACAAAAAGATCACTACCTGAAAAATATGGAAGAGTCAACCGACATTCAATCCTTGGAGGCCTTTTATGAGCGCTTGAAATCAGATATCGGAAGAAGGTCAAGGAATGAAGGATAGAGAAGAGCAGTTGGTAAGAGAAGAGCAAGAACATATGCTTTTTGAAGAAGAGGTGCAAACAGAGTCAGTTGATCAAGCATCTGAAGCAGTTGAACATTCTGAAAGTACAGAGGCTGATGATGGAGCTGATTGGTCTGATGAGGCTGAAGAAAAGATAGAGGATGAGGACGAGCGCCAGGAGGAAGCTAGTCAATTTCTTAAGTCGTGGCGGGAAAAGCATGAAGCCTATTTGGCCAGCCAGGCTCAATCGTTGCAAGTAGTTAGAGAAGAAGTGGAAAAGGATCCTGACCAAGGTCAGAGTAAAAAAAGGTCTTCGTTTTTTAAGAGAGAAAAAAAGCTTAAAGAAGACCAAGTAAGTATTCCTAGAAAAGCGTGGGCAAAAGCCGTTCCGATCTACTTGGTAGCTGTTAGTGTGGTATTGTTAGCGGCCTATTTTATCAGTCCTTGGAGTAAGCAAAAGCAGCTAAAAGTGACAGGTCAAAACTTGCTGACGGCAGAAATGGTCAGGCAGTATAGTTTGATTTCAGACCAAGACTATAGTTTGACAACCCTTTTGCATAAAGATGCTTATGCAGCCAATGTGAAAAAATCCAGTAACCTTGTCAAAACGGCAAGCATTTCTTACCAATTTCCCAACCAGTTCACGATTGCTATTGAAGAATACAAGGAAGTTGGCTATATCAAGCAAAACGATGCTTACTATTCGGTCCTTTCAAGCGGAAAAATTGCGGAAATTGAAACTGCAGAAGAAAACCTAGGGGTAGATTATACCTTGATGAATTTGACGGATAAAGAAATGATTAAGGAACTTGCTTTACAATTGGATCAGATTGACCAGAAAATCTTGACCAATATCCAGCAAGTTGATTTGACTCCGACGACTGCCACAGCGGATTTGCTAACATTGACCATGTATGATGGCAACAAAATTCTCATACCACTTTCACAAATTGATACGAAATTGTCTTATTATTTGACCATCGCACCGCAACTGTCAGTAGCAAGTGTGGTCGATATGGAAGTGGGAGTCTTTAGCTATGCTCTTAGTCAGTAAAAAAAATCAGAAGAAATCAAGAAATAAGCTAATAAAATGCCCATTTTCAGATATTATATGGTATAATGAAAAATGAATAATTCTACCAAATTTGTTAGAATGTAAATTTGTTAAAGTTGAAAGTAAGAGAGGACTGATCGAATGGCTAGAAATGGCTTTTTTACGGGATTAGATATCGGTACAAGCTCCGTTAAAGTCTTGGTTGCAGAGTATATTGATAATGAAATGAATGTCATCGGCGTCAGCAATGTGAAAAGTGCAGGCGTTAAGGATGGAATAATTATTAACATTGAGGTGGCGGCAGGCGCTATCAAGAAAGCCTTGGCACAGGCTGAAGAAAAAGCAGGAATTCGCATTGACCGTGTCAATGTTGGTCTTCCAGCTAATCTTTTGCAGATTGAGCCAACTCAGGGTATGATTCCAGTAACAACTGATTCCCAAGAGATTACAGATGCGGATGTCGAAAACGTTGTGAAATCTGCCTTGACTAAGAGCATGACTCCAGAACGCGAAGTGATTTCCTTCGTTCCAGAAGAATTTGTAGTGGATGGTTTCACTGGCATTAAAGATCCTCGTGGTATGATGGGAATCCGTTTGGAAATGCGTGGCTTGCTCTATACAGGTCCTCGAACTATCTTGCACAATCTTCGTAAGACGGTTGAACGTGCAGGAGTTCAAGTGGAAAATGTTGTGATTTCACCATTGGCCTTGACTCGTTCTGTCTTGAACGAAGGGGAACGTGAATTTGGTGCAACAGTTATCGACTTGGGTGGTGGTCAAACCACAGTCGCTGTAATGCGTGGGCAAGAGTTGCAATACACCAATATCTATCAAGAAGGTGGAGACTACATCACCAAAGATATTTCAAAAGTTTTGACAACTTCTCAAAGTATTGCAGAAAACTTGAAGTACAACTACGGTATCGCTTATCCGCAAGAAGCAACTGAAAAAGAGAAATTCTCAGTTGAAGTAATCGGTGAAAGCACTCCAGTTGAAGTAACCGAACGATACCTTTCAGAAGTCATCGCAGCTCGTCTTCGTCAAATCTTCACGAAAGTGAAACAAGATTTGGAGCGGACACGTGCCTTGGAATTACCAGGAGGCGTTGTTCTCGTTGGTGGTGGTGCGATTCTTCCAGGAATTACAGAGTTGGCTCAAGAGGTGCTCGGTGCCAATACCAAACTCTATATTCCAAACCAAATTGGTATCCGCAATCCAGCCTTTGCTCATGTGATTAGCATTGTTGAGTACGTTGGAGCAGCTAGCGATGTTGAGAAGATTGCTCAGCGTGCGGTAAATGGGGAAGCAAGTCTTCGTCAGCGTCCAGTGGAAGTTCCAATCGATCTTCCAGTACATCGCCCAACTCCAGTTTCTGTACCAAATGACTTGGTGTCTGAACTGCATTCTGATACAGCAGACAATGACTACAATGACTTTGCTGTTGAAGAGCATCAGGAAGATGACAATCGCGTAAAAATCTCGGATCGTATCCGTGGCTTGTTTGGAAGCATGTTTGAATAAAAGAAAAGGTGAATAAACTATGACATTATCATTTGAAGCAGCTGCCCGTCACGGAGCTGTCATTAAAGTAATTGGTGTTGGTGGTGGTGGCGGTAATGCCATCAACCGCATGATTGAAGAAGGTCTTGCTGGTGTTGAATTTATCGCAGCAAATACAGATGTTCAAGCCTTGAGCAGCTCAAAAGCAGAAACTGTAATCCAGTTGGGTCCAAAATTGACGCGTGGTTTGGGTGCTGGAGGTCAACCTGAAGTTGGTCGTAAGGCAGCTGAAGAAAGTGAAGAGGCATTGACTAGTGTCTTGACAGGCGCGGATATGGTTTTCATCACTGCTGGTATGGGCGGTGGCTCAGGTACTGGTGCTGCCCCAGTTATCGCACGCATTGCGAAAAACTTGGGTGCCTTGACAGTCGCAGTTGTTACTCGTCCATTTGGTTTTGAAGGAAACAAACGTGGTGCCTTTGCGGTTGAAGGTATTGAATCTCTGCGTGAATACGTTGACACATTGTTGATCATTTCAAACAACAACTTATTGGAAATTGTTGACAAGAAAACGCCTCTTTTGGAAGCTTTGAGTGAGGCAGATAACGTTCTTCGTCAAGGTGTACAAGGTATCACTGATTTGATTACCAACCCAGGCCTCATTAACTTGGACTTTGCAGACGTTAAGACTGTTATGGAGAACAAAGGCAATGCGCTTATGGGTATCGGTATCGGTACAGGTGAAGATCGTGTCATCGAAGCGGCTCGCAAGGCCATCTACTCACCATTGTTGGAAACAACAATTGATGGTGCAAACGATGTGATTGTCAACGTAACGGGTGGTTATGATATGACCTTGACGGAAGCAGAAGAAGCTTCAGAAATTGTGCATCAAGCAGCTGGCCAAGGTGTGAATATTTGGTTGGGTACATCGATTGATGATACAATGAAAGACGAAATTCGTGTGACAGTTGTTGCAACAGGTGTTCGTCAAGATGCAGTTGAGCGTGTAACTCGACCAAGCCGTCCAGAAGTCGTGACAGCGAGCCGTCCTACTCAACGCTTTGACTATGCAACGCCTCAGGCTCCAACGCCTCAAGCCGCTCCACAGCGTGTGGAATCGGCGGCAAGCACAGCTTTTGGTGAATGGGATTTGAGAAGAGAAAATCTTCTTCGCCCAACGGAAGTAGAGTCTTCTAAATTGTCTGTTGAAAAATTCAAAGCAGACGATGTAGAGGATGAATTGGACACACCACCATTCTTCCGTAACCGTTAAGATGTCGATTAAACGAAATTATGATGAAGTGATGGCAAGCATTGAAGAGGCTTGCCATCATGCCCATCGCACAAAAGATTCTGTAAATGTAATAGCTGTCACAAAATATGTGGACAGCTCTATTGCTAAAGAACTCGTTGATGCTGGAATTCACCATATCGGTGAGAATCGAGTGGATAAATTTCTGGATAAATACAAGTCTTTGCAAGACAATGGACTGGTTTGGCACTTGATTGGCAGTTTACAGCGACGCAAGGTTAAGGATGTCATTAATTATGTTGATTACTTCCATGCCTTGGATTCACTGTCTTTGGCTGCTGAGATTGAAAAACGTGCGACAAAAACAATCAACTGTTTTTTGCAGGTGAATATTTCAGGGGAAGAAAGCAAACATGGATTTGCTCCGGAAGAATTGGATGACGTGATTGAAAATCTTCAGTCATTTGAACATATTCGCTTGGTTGGGCTCATGACAATGGCACCTATTGATGCGAATGCAGAAGAGTTGGATGCCTTGTTTGCTAAGGCTTCTGAAATATGTCAGACTTTAGCTGCTAAGCACATTCCCAATATGCCGTTTACAGAAT is a genomic window of Streptococcus sp. 29896 containing:
- the murD gene encoding UDP-N-acetylmuramoyl-L-alanine--D-glutamate ligase; protein product: MKMIEDFKNKKVLVLGLAKSGEAAARLLDRLGAIVTVNDGKPFEDNPMAQTLLEDGIRVICGSHPLELLDEEFALLVKNPGIRYDNPMVVKALDKGIPVWTEVELAYLVSEAPIVGITGSNGKTTTTTMIAEVLNAGGQSAKLCGNIGYPASEVVQEARDTDCLVMELSSFQLMGTESFLPKIAVITNLIASHLDYHGSFDQYVAAKWMIQRQMTEEDTLVLNFNQEEARALAHETKATVLPFSTQEVVEGAYLLDGKLYFKGEWIMDADQIGVPGSHNIENALATIAVAKSLGVDNQAIRDSLAAFGGVKHRLQFVDEIAGVSFYNDSKSTNILATQMALSGFDNAQVILIAGGLDRGNEFDDLVPDIRGLKHMVVLGQSAERVKRAADKAGVAYTDANDVADATRKAFALASQGDTVLLSPANASWDMYDNFEVRGEVFLKAVEELKG
- a CDS encoding UDP-N-acetylglucosamine--N-acetylmuramyl-(pentapeptide) pyrophosphoryl-undecaprenol N-acetylglucosamine transferase — translated: MKKIIFTGGGTVGHVTLNLLLIPKFLEDGWQVHYIGDAAGIEYQQIIKSGLDIQFHPIATGKLRRYFSWQNALDIFKVGWGILQSLFVMAKVRPQALFSKGGFVSVPPVIAARALGIPVFIHESDLSMGLANKIAYKFATTMYSTFEQTAGLEKVVHVGAVTKVAQSNKVTPIQLPDILRHFDEEKPVLLLIGGSGGAKVFNDFISSEKKALTQLYNIINITGHSDLNELSDNLYRVDYVTDLYFPLLAQADLVVTRGGSNTLFELVAGQKLHAIVPLGKQASRGDQLENAAYFEEKGYAKQWSEEDLTMERFPGLVEEIFQQKDHYLKNMEESTDIQSLEAFYERLKSDIGRRSRNEG
- a CDS encoding cell division protein FtsQ/DivIB, producing the protein MKDREEQLVREEQEHMLFEEEVQTESVDQASEAVEHSESTEADDGADWSDEAEEKIEDEDERQEEASQFLKSWREKHEAYLASQAQSLQVVREEVEKDPDQGQSKKRSSFFKREKKLKEDQVSIPRKAWAKAVPIYLVAVSVVLLAAYFISPWSKQKQLKVTGQNLLTAEMVRQYSLISDQDYSLTTLLHKDAYAANVKKSSNLVKTASISYQFPNQFTIAIEEYKEVGYIKQNDAYYSVLSSGKIAEIETAEENLGVDYTLMNLTDKEMIKELALQLDQIDQKILTNIQQVDLTPTTATADLLTLTMYDGNKILIPLSQIDTKLSYYLTIAPQLSVASVVDMEVGVFSYALSQ
- the ftsA gene encoding cell division protein FtsA, producing the protein MARNGFFTGLDIGTSSVKVLVAEYIDNEMNVIGVSNVKSAGVKDGIIINIEVAAGAIKKALAQAEEKAGIRIDRVNVGLPANLLQIEPTQGMIPVTTDSQEITDADVENVVKSALTKSMTPEREVISFVPEEFVVDGFTGIKDPRGMMGIRLEMRGLLYTGPRTILHNLRKTVERAGVQVENVVISPLALTRSVLNEGEREFGATVIDLGGGQTTVAVMRGQELQYTNIYQEGGDYITKDISKVLTTSQSIAENLKYNYGIAYPQEATEKEKFSVEVIGESTPVEVTERYLSEVIAARLRQIFTKVKQDLERTRALELPGGVVLVGGGAILPGITELAQEVLGANTKLYIPNQIGIRNPAFAHVISIVEYVGAASDVEKIAQRAVNGEASLRQRPVEVPIDLPVHRPTPVSVPNDLVSELHSDTADNDYNDFAVEEHQEDDNRVKISDRIRGLFGSMFE
- the ftsZ gene encoding cell division protein FtsZ yields the protein MTLSFEAAARHGAVIKVIGVGGGGGNAINRMIEEGLAGVEFIAANTDVQALSSSKAETVIQLGPKLTRGLGAGGQPEVGRKAAEESEEALTSVLTGADMVFITAGMGGGSGTGAAPVIARIAKNLGALTVAVVTRPFGFEGNKRGAFAVEGIESLREYVDTLLIISNNNLLEIVDKKTPLLEALSEADNVLRQGVQGITDLITNPGLINLDFADVKTVMENKGNALMGIGIGTGEDRVIEAARKAIYSPLLETTIDGANDVIVNVTGGYDMTLTEAEEASEIVHQAAGQGVNIWLGTSIDDTMKDEIRVTVVATGVRQDAVERVTRPSRPEVVTASRPTQRFDYATPQAPTPQAAPQRVESAASTAFGEWDLRRENLLRPTEVESSKLSVEKFKADDVEDELDTPPFFRNR
- a CDS encoding YggS family pyridoxal phosphate-dependent enzyme, with product MSIKRNYDEVMASIEEACHHAHRTKDSVNVIAVTKYVDSSIAKELVDAGIHHIGENRVDKFLDKYKSLQDNGLVWHLIGSLQRRKVKDVINYVDYFHALDSLSLAAEIEKRATKTINCFLQVNISGEESKHGFAPEELDDVIENLQSFEHIRLVGLMTMAPIDANAEELDALFAKASEICQTLAAKHIPNMPFTELSMGMSGDFEQAIQNGATFVRIGSAFFR